The genomic DNA TCATGGTTCCATGATACcaatgtcatggtaatgactggatgcagctaatttacaaagaaatgattctaaactacaagtcagctttcaaagattggacttttcatagaacacttcatgtttttatatttcaactcACACATAATCAGAGATTAGTTGATCTACTTGTTCAATATTAGAGATTCTTCATCATTGTccctggatggatggatggatggaaatcctaaggccagtaatctcctaaattaattaggattaatcatcagagaatcactgaaccagctctgcatctaacggcttcctgcagcccagagggatctgAAGAACGATTAAGCTAGTAATTGAAGAAATTtgccctgctgctcactgcctccatccagacatctatccctctaccactgataattcatttaactgagtaaccactttgaatggtttaattaatttaccagtcacgtctgttaatgacagctttcctcttaatggatgttgcaatgaagacactaaacaagaaatgagacctgaattctgtgaagccggatctcaaggactctaagtttgtggaggacttcatcaacttttactgaaccctgcatggagaaatcttcttggcaggggttcagtctgtgtccagtgtccATACGCTCGTGTCGGTGTTGGGCtccttgttggttggacgttggtccagactggtcaaagcagcactgttcaccattggcagagtgctgacaagtctgagagttttgtccatctgttccgttctgcttggaaaacaaacacaaacacagagaacgtcagtgtttcctgcagcattgaagaactgatgccttgcctgagatagagagcaccccaaatgacatctgaagacacttttacctgttggaatttaacattcagttgtctgattatgtcagaattcctaatctaacctacatccccagattaacctggaccagatttctgtgtcaaaatcaatacaggttagactgaacgatagctgataatgtgttaacagaattcaactgaccacagttgaTCAAAAcggttttgaaacaattttgcagcaatatccaaaattatccaatacataattgtgtgtacactgtgactgagaccagtctttacatacctcactgtgacactgattgaatgcttcctttctggtgtggatctgctggtgttgtttcagggaacccaaagttgtaaaagtcttcttacactcgtcacatctgtatggtctctccccagtgtggacacgttggtgaactttgaggtttgcaatgtagctgtagcgtttcccacactggtcacaaaggtatggtttaaccccagtgtgggtcacttcatgagcttttaactgtgagtacaATACAAATGGTTCACCACAGTAATCACATACGTAaacatcatgtccagtgtggatgcgttggtgacgttttaagctctgttgggagctgaaacttttttcacaggagtcacagtgggaccgctttctaccagaatgggggcattgatggatcaacaactgttcatgttgagtaaaggttttcacacactgatcacacacTGATagtggtttaactccactgtgaatgagttgatgatttgcGAGATTACACTTGTgcgtaaaagcctttccacactgatcacagccgaacaatttcactccactgtgaatgagttgatgtcttaacgtactcttgtgagtaaaagcgttctcacactgatcacagctaaatggtttaactccactgtgcattaGTTGATGATTTCTTAACGTTCTCTTctcagtaaaagcctttccacactgatcacagctgaatggtttaactccactgtgaatgagttgatgatgtCTTAAcgtactcttgtgagtaaaagcctttccacactgattacagttgaatggtttaactccactgtgaatgagttgatgtctttttaagtgactcttctgagtaaaagcctttccacactgatcacagctgaatggtttaactccactgtgaatgagttgatgtctttttaagttactcttctgagtaaaagcctttccacactgatcacagctgaatggtttctccacagtgtgaatacatttgtgaattcttagctttgttgctgtgataaaagtcttgccacattgctcacaactcagtgattcatctctttttgctgttgttgctgaaccatccttatcctcctcagaggtccgacatctcactccattgctgtgtttacatttctgtaacaaaagacaaagataaaaacagaggcagtgatggaaaagtctcaattccatgtagttggacacgaggctgaaacaagatcaagaatctgcagacatgctagcagctttgtcattacaAACTTAGAAATGTatcaacagcacactcacaatgtcaacaaaactattttcacaggccgatagttttcagctttctgcacggtagttttagaatattgagtagtaaaatctgtcgatcaccgtgaaaagcaaagcagagctgggactgatgggattgtaccaccTGGATCTCTTGATCCCCAGACTTTCCGTTAAGTaacattactggagaaatgtacaatatgaaaagcatacaacatcaatgtccagatttaggtcttaatggcagcagggtcaattcagaccaccaacactttctcgtttctcctaggggatcagatgttgataccagtccagaaaagatgtgtaattctgccactgaattctggatttgacccCAACGACACGggcaatttgttgtgcagcagttacacaagcgttcaccatcaaacaacaaaagcaacaaacagtACCACCGATGGGTTACCCTTTCAGGATCATGTATTGTCAGTACCATTTGTAGCAACCCCATGATTCAATGTTGtctgtttaaattaaatttccTAAAAGTCAATAGCAGCGGCACATTTCATTGTTTGAACTgtaatgtctgtgttttttgttttgttttgttatataCGCATAAGTATGTATTTTGTTAAAGGCCATATTACAGGCATGGTAGTTAATACCTGTGGAAACATGTATATGGCCTGATTGTTGGATCTATTGTTTTTGCTTGGAAAAGCTATAAATAAatcatacattaaaaaaaaaaggccaccgatgtaatcagctagaggacttttctttggtctgcactgtttgagacaccagattacattgcccacatcaacaaaagggattctgtggagaggctgacatgagacagtttttagtctcagcatgtttagccctaaaatcatgggagtcaaacctgacataaaaactgttcagactttgagccagctctaaatcagaattataaccactgagctgaactctctcattgacacattaattagttccagtgatcagattcatgccgtcccagactgaactgaggttgttcattttgagctgagactcaagtttgtctttgtattgtcttttgtgggtcctgatctccaactttatttccttctgtcagtaatacagatttagtgcatttccttctctgaagactgttttctttctgtacagtaggtctttaagcttcttagaaagccatggcttagtgtttggatatagtttaacagttttttcaggaataacactggtttcacagtctgtgacccagctgctcacaacatcagtcggttcatcaatatcagctgaggactccttaaacacgtcccagtcagtaacctccagacatccctgcagagtgtgacaaactttcactctgatgttctgcactttgccttgcttcagtacagtggtagacagagataaggaggatgcagttgtggtcagaggaacccagaggagAAGCACTTTTCACATTGTTCTGACAGATCAAACATTTCGTCTCATCTAGTGGGGCATGTGCTGTACTGATGgaagtctctcagtgtgtgttttagtgagcAGTGGTTCATGTCTCCCAGACTGATGTTAGCTGCATCCGGGGAGTTGGACTGAAGTCTCTGGATGACCTGATGGATAAGCCCACaggtatttatttcactggcctttggaTAGATATAGAGTCACAAATATCTGGGGAAATTTCTGAGGCAGATGTGGagggcacagtgaaacagaaagcagttctaaGTCAGTAGTGCACAGTTTTTccaggacagtgtcagatttacaccagcgctgtccttgtccatttggaagacccacttgagcccaagctttcatttgctggctgatgttgcttcaataattccacataatgttctatcctcttgatgccatctattttgtgaagtgcaccagtccctcctgcagcaaaaacattcccacaacatggtgctgccacccccatgcttcacagttgggatggtgtactcaggccatcctcagccagcatcttcacaaggtcgtttgcttttgttctgggcttgatgagcacatttccctccaaaacaattctaaccttaaccaatctccatcttgagcagtaggatggcttgacattcccatATTGTTGATCTAtgcatgtaattgtttggacagataaacgtaaaaccacagcaatctggaaattgcacccaaggatgaaccacacctgtggaggcccacaaatgtcttcctgatgtcttggctgatttctttagattttctaatgtcgtcacacaaggaagcagtgtgtttgaggtctgcctgaaaatacatcttaatctatctaaagctttcaaagtcaggacatcATTATCTTGAAGGAATAGCAATcttagtgtatgcaaacttctgattgtgaagaaagtaataaaaattctctcaaaaaaaatctctctttcattattctggcatttaaagataattttggtcatcttaactgacataaaacaggagaagcattgccagatttaatgtcagatcgtgtaaattaaaaaaagggttatgtgtcgtttatacagtgtaagtaaacttctgggttcaactgtctgaatttcttgagaaggaaaaggctggtaaactcacaatgctcaaaagtattattctctaccaaagaaaatgctgctctttaccttcctgaacaacttgcttgaaaaacaagacttttcttctgttacttatcttcatcaccatgtaagacattttcagaaagtatgatcagcagctagttcagcctcaaacaaaaaacaagcagcttcctagcagtccaccattatatcctcagtacagctgcttctgcagagctacatctctccagccaacgtcacctggctttggtcggcccatctaaccaactggagcaactttacacattttaaagaacaaatgaatgataataatgttacggtggtatgtttctcactttttgtgaagaatccatgtttcctccgttgttgagctcagactaaatggctgccaacattcctctcctcctcctgccaatcacctgtcacatcaaacacatcttcattaggataccactctatacacaagtgtcagagtgtcccatatgttcatcagccaacacagaggacacatttcaactcaatagttcacttttagctcttttcaatttcacctaaaactgatacaaatgaacttaaactgttaaaaataaggaacacagacagaaaacagacatggaaaaagagaataaagagaacataaagatgctactgcaggtgattcaagacaggactgctggtagaaaactgttcatgctgtaagttagtgaatgtattttactgctcagtgttctgtttaaaggcagctctcactctctgttctttgcactctcccatagtgtcaagtgtcctcccactttcaatgacaggtgattctcatcaatgatttttctcacagtttgtgcagtttccccacttgaaaaaggatgtttcatctacccaggatttgagcaggactccactcatcagacagttgctttctttcttttccctcttttattttgcagtggtcgcAAATTCTtgagatacagaggtggcaacttccataagtccatacgtttagttgatagattaaggtgaaaaacctttaaacagaacacaaaaggacaatgttggcattactgcattcagcaaatagtaacaaccattcctcatggacattttcaccacattggcaaatgctactccactcaatttatgtttgtcaacctcaacaccacataaactgaagcgacaaatcatggcatgagcaatattcaacccaatactataccacacatgaatttatctgcattttaaagagttgattttaaatcacagtttaattactctgagcatttttatcaaaaaatgttttaaccattttatactttttacttcatagttttaaaatgatttaaagtgcataaagtgattttaaagtgcaatcctttccagatccaatGGGGagtgccagtgtttacaaacagtgacgtcacgaagtcacgtgattaccgcgccGGTTGGCAAAAGGAACCAGACGAACAATGGCTGACGATAGCAATGCGAGCTATCCTTCCATGCAATTgcccgattatgctcaatccttaccacctgaggcccgacaaagatatgtgagtaagctgagatatcaaggaaacagtaaaaccttgccagatccctacaatttgaagactgagtGGGTTGAAGATCCgtcattgtggccggacatttccttcatttatttttacctgaTTGACACCCCTGGGCAGTTCACCCTGTTAATCTTCTACAAGCTGTCAAAGAAatgtcaagaagttgctgtattttttgtctgcagtatggcttctatgtgacagtaacagacccacagcattggtgatcaaaaataggacaattctaaaaaacgatcgctagacacatacagaaacaaatatggttacaaatatgaggctgctggcttaaggagatgttattgaatatgcttcattagACTTTAGgatactttcatcgcctaaaaagcgatcggtaacacatgacaacactgaaccaaacccaaagtgtagagatcgcttcacgcgaaggatgcaacactaaatcaatatcttttggtaaataagctcaaagttggacatactaaagatgctaaactgttgaatagtttacctgaagaaaagtgggagcca from Acanthochromis polyacanthus isolate Apoly-LR-REF ecotype Palm Island chromosome 11, KAUST_Apoly_ChrSc, whole genome shotgun sequence includes the following:
- the LOC127536217 gene encoding zinc finger protein OZF-like isoform X1 produces the protein MDSSQKKCKHSNGVRCRTSEEDKDGSATTAKRDESLSCEQCGKTFITATKLRIHKCIHTVEKPFSCDQCGKAFTQKSNLKRHQLIHSGVKPFSCDQCGKAFTQKSHLKRHQLIHSGVKPFNCNQCGKAFTHKSTLRHHQLIHSGVKPFSCDQCGKAFTEKRTLRNHQLMHSGVKPFSCDQCENAFTHKSTLRHQLIHSGVKLFGCDQCGKAFTHKCNLANHQLIHSGVKPLSVCDQCVKTFTQHEQLLIHQCPHSGRKRSHCDSCEKSFSSQQSLKRHQRIHTGHDVYVCDYCGEPFVLYSQLKAHEVTHTGVKPYLCDQCGKRYSYIANLKVHQRVHTGERPYRCDECKKTFTTLGSLKQHQQIHTRKEAFNQCHSEQNGTDGQNSQTCQHSANGEQCCFDQSGPTSNQQGAQHRHERMDTGHRLNPCQEDFSMQGSVKVDEVLHKLRVLEIRLHRIQVSFLV
- the LOC127536217 gene encoding zinc finger protein OZF-like isoform X2, with translation MDSSQKKCKHSNGVRCRTSEEDKDGSATTAKRDESLSCEQCGKTFITATKLRIHKCIHTVEKPFSCDQCGKAFTQKSNLKRHQLIHSGVKPFSCDQCGKAFTQKSHLKRHQLIHSGVKPFNCNQCGKAFTHKSTLRHHQLIHSGVKPFSCDQCGKAFTEKRTLRNHQLMHSGVKPFSCDQCENAFTHKSTLRHQLIHSGVKLFGCDQCGKAFTHKCNLANHQLIHSGVKPLSVCDQCVKTFTQHEQLLIHQCPHSGRKRSHCDSCEKSFSSQQSLKRHQRIHTGHDVYVCDYCGEPFVLYSQLKAHEVTHTGVKPYLCDQCGKRYSYIANLKVHQRVHTGERPYRCDECKKTFTTLGSLKQHQQIHTRKEAFNQCHSENGTDGQNSQTCQHSANGEQCCFDQSGPTSNQQGAQHRHERMDTGHRLNPCQEDFSMQGSVKVDEVLHKLRVLEIRLHRIQVSFLV